The sequence GCTGGCGGCGATGGAAACCAACCAGTCATACCGCTTCCTGTTCCTGCCCGCCACCATTGGTGCCATCACCTGGCTCAGTCGCAACCAGGACAAGCTCGATCGCATCAAGCACGGCCTCGTGCTTTGCCTGCTGGGCGACAACGGCAAATTCCACTACAAAAAGAGCCGCGACGGCAATGCCGGAATCGACCGCATCGTGCCGCGCGTCCTAAAGCAGTCTGTCAACGATTTTGAAACGATGGAGTTTTATCCCTACGGCTACGACGAACGCCAGTTTTGCTCCCCGGCCTTCGATCTGCCGGTCGGTCGCCTCAGCCGCGCCGTGCACGGCGAGTTTCCCGAATACCACTCCTCCGCCGACAACCTCGACTTCGTCAGCGAAGTCGCCATGCAGGAGTCGTTGGATGTGTTGCAACAGGTGGTCGAATCCATCGAAGGCGCGGAAACCTACATCAACCTCAAGCCCGAATGCGAACCGCAGCTCGGCCGCCGCGGCCTCTTCAAGCCCATCGGCGGGCAGGCCGAAACCAAGGACTACCAAATGGCCCTGCTCTGGATCCTTAGCCTCTCCGACGGCCACCACTCCCTCGAAGACATCGCCGAACAATCCGGCCTAAGCCTGGACATCCTCCGCAAGGCCGTCGATGAACTGTTGAAAACCGATCTGTTGGCGCTTGCTTCTGCGTAGGTTTCATATGAGGAGGCGAGATAAACCGAAAGCATTATTTTACAGGACTACCTCGCATTCGAGAAAATGAAAATGTGGATACAACAACACGACTTCACATCTGAAGAAGTTGATGGGGCAACCAAAGAGCAGGCAAAGAAAGCTTTGGCAACATTTGATTGGCAGAGTGAAATTCTGAAAGAAAAAGAATCAAAAGAAGAAACATGTCCTTCAGGGCTCGGCCTTATTTCAGATTCAAATGAAATTCTCCACATTTGCCCGAGAGCATCAGAGTCGTGTTTAGTTCATTACCATTACTCTACACAGAAGAAATTATTGGGATTTATTCCAGTGAAGAATCAAGGCAGCCATTTTGTTGAATCATGCTCAATCGCCAAAGCAATGGATTTGATCGATCATCATTTTGATGGAAATCAGGAAGAAATACTTAAGATAAATTAATTCACACACCATTAACCATGAGCAAGGTCTAAGGGCAGTCCGGTGAAATAATTCCGAAGGGAAAGGGAAGAAACAAATGAAGTGCCACCATTGTAAAACCGAGTTGGAACATGTGTTCCTGGATCTGGGGTTTGCCTCACATTCGAATTCATCTGTGACTTCCGATGCATTGCGCTGTAGGCGCAACACAATTTAGCCTTGGGCAACGCCCAAGGAACCAAAACCCGATGCAATAGGTCTTGTCCTGTAGGGACAACACAAACGGAACCTTGTGTTGTCAGGTCAACTCCGTAATCGGAGATGCAGTATGAGCAAAGAATTTAATGTGGTAATCGAACGGGATGAAGATGGATATTATGTTGCATCGGTTCCCGCATTGCGCGGATGCCACACGCAGGCCAAATCCCTTGACGTGCTTATGCGCCGTGTTCAGGAAGCCATTTCCCTGTGCCTTGAGGTCGAAAACCCCCTTTAATCTGAATATTCCGAAATTCAAAAAGGAAAGCAGGATTGGGCGCAGAAAGCTATCCGCCTCATATATATCCCAAATGCAGAATCGACAATTGTACATTATGTGATACGTTTTTGTGTACGCATA is a genomic window of Pontiella desulfatans containing:
- a CDS encoding DUF4910 domain-containing protein is translated as MSKATEMVDMFGLVERLYPICRSITGDGVRETLRVVGEHIPLDLHEVPTGSPAFDWKVPDEWNIRDGWIKNPAGEKIVDFQQLNLHVLNYSEPVHKTVSLEELKQHVFTLPEQPGWVPYRTSYHNRNWGFCMAHRQFEALGEGDYEVFIDSSLEPGSLTYGELLVPGASEKEVLFVTHVCHPSLCNDNLSGIAVATALAQKLAAMETNQSYRFLFLPATIGAITWLSRNQDKLDRIKHGLVLCLLGDNGKFHYKKSRDGNAGIDRIVPRVLKQSVNDFETMEFYPYGYDERQFCSPAFDLPVGRLSRAVHGEFPEYHSSADNLDFVSEVAMQESLDVLQQVVESIEGAETYINLKPECEPQLGRRGLFKPIGGQAETKDYQMALLWILSLSDGHHSLEDIAEQSGLSLDILRKAVDELLKTDLLALASA
- a CDS encoding type II toxin-antitoxin system HicB family antitoxin — its product is MSKEFNVVIERDEDGYYVASVPALRGCHTQAKSLDVLMRRVQEAISLCLEVENPL